TTTAACTTTTACCTTATCATCTTGAATGTGCATTTAACGTTATCCGTACTTTTACTTTTAGAATTTGCATTTCATCCTCATTTTAAATGCCTAGACTGTTACGGGGCTGTCCTCACAAAAAGCGAAGAATCAACTTCTTAATCGTAAAtcctcatttttcgtgaaataattTTAAAGTTGTcacggtccttttttttttaatctcgtGATTGGCTTCATCGAAATAAATCTTGCGTAGGTAATTCACACGACATGTGAAAAGACCGTTCAGAAAACTGGAAATATGCTAAGACGAGCCCCAAAACTCGTTGGAGGTGACTTCGAAGCCCATCACATCGCGAAGATACCGATGGTCCCAAGTTTATCTCCGGCGGAATTAGTAAGAAATTCTCGGCGCCATACAAAAAACAGTCCAGACACGCAGCTGTCGCGTTCAATGACCATCCTGCCCCTGAACATCTCTCACAGGAGCTGCAGAACAAAAAGCAAAAACGCCGGGTCCGGTCTCATCAGACATGGAAAAGTCAATGTTGATACACTCTCGAGCGAAGTTGACCTTGAAGACGGAGCTCGCGAACCACGTTTGGAGAACAGATCTTCGAAAGTTTGGTGGGGAGTTGGCTTGGAATGAGTAGGTAAGTAAGCAAAGAGCTCCATGTTGGGTCCAAAATGGTGGGAGTTTTAAGACGGGAGGTTTGACCCAATGAGATAGGCCATTCGGTTTAGATTCGACTTATCTCGACTATGCATGACTTGCTAACCCTATTGAGATAAATTGACTAATCCCACCGCAAGTCTTTTAAGAAATAATGCTCAAACGAGTGACGAACGACTAGACATACtcgataaaatagaaaaaaaaacgtGCAAGGAACGATCTAGAAACAACAGATGCGATATTGGGCAGCTCATCGTTAATTCAATCGCTAAGAGGAAGGCgctaaatttaaaaatcacaCTAGCAAAATGCCTAATAAGTGATTCGAAAGTTTTCGTgttcgaaaagaaaagaaaggtgcAATATCGTAAATTTACGCAAAATCGGAGGCCAAACACCAAGGCGTTTTCCTTCTTCACAGGAAGCAAGTGGACTtgtcaggtttttttttttgcaatttcattacatttcttatttatttattttttaaaaattaatatttatggTGGTCGCCTTACTTCCTCCATCTGTCTCCGCTCTCTCTCCAGTCTCTCTGCAGCGACGCACGAAAGCCCCTCCTTTTctgtgctctctctccctcaccgcgTTGAATCTCCAGCGAGGATCCGAATCGCCGAATGGGAGACGCGAAGAAGCCGAAGTCCGGCGGCGTTTGGCCCACCGTGAAGCCCTTCGTCAATGGAGGTGCCTCCGGCATGCTCGCCACCTGCGTCATCCAGCCCATCGACATGATCAAGGTAACCACGGAAACGCATCGTCGGGGGGGTTTTCCTTCCTTTCGCGCTTCATTGTCGAGGTCTCGCGTTCAATCTCCCGGTTTCGCTTGCGCACGCCGTCTTTTTGGGTTGGTCTGCTTCCGTGACCTGTGACCGATTCTGCTCAGATTCGTTCTCTCTGGTTTATGCATTTTGGTTTGCATTGGAGTGGGATCAGTCCGTTGTTTCAGATCTACGGCCGAGCGGTTGGATTTGCTCCTCTTTTTGGGTGTTGATTTTCGTTTGGTGTGTAGGTGAGAATCCAATTGGGTCAGGGATCAGCAGCTCAGGTGACAAAGACCATGCTAAGGGAAGAGGGCATTGGCGCTTTTTACAAGGTATCTAGCTCTTCTGGTTTTGTTTCAAGTCTGTAATTTTTCCTTCCTGCCTGCCTGCCTAGTCGATCTGGTAGTCAAAGCTGAAGTCTGTAATGGCAACTGTTGTTAATAATCTCAAGACGGGCGCTGTTGCATTTTTCGCTTGAGCAGTGACTTGATCTGCCCACTGGTTCTAATACCGATGTGTTTGAGCAGGGACTTTCTGCTGGTCTGCTTAGACAGGCCACCTATACTACTGCACGGCTTGGATCATTCAGGTGAGTGTTTTGCAAGTATCTTGTCATACAGTATCGCTGATGGATAGTTTCACGCGTTGTGCCCGTGTGAGTCGTGCTTGTTTAATTTGTTGCTCAATTAGCTCATCGCTACTTGCACGTGTTTGAACTCCATCTTGCAAACTTATGGCCTCGCAGTTTACTCTCTCTTATCTTGACCCCATAAGCATTACTTAataggtttttcttttccttctgctAGGATTTTGACTGCTAGAGCTATGCAAGCTAACGATGGGAAGCCTTTACCTCTATACCAGAAGGCCTTGTGTGGGTTAACTGCCGGTGCTATTGGAGCTTGTTTTGGTAGTCCGGCAGATTTAGCTCTTATTCGTATGCAAGCTGATGCCACGTTACCTGCGGCTCAACGGCGGCATTATACCAATGCCTTCCATGCTCTTTATCGCATTGTTGGTGATGAGGGAGTTTTGGCACTCTGGAAGGGAGCTGGCCCTACTGTGGTGAGAGCAATGGCTTTGAACATGGGAATGCTGGCGTCCTATGATCAGAGTGTTGAGCTTTTCAGGGACTCACTTGGTTTTGGTGAAGGTGCTACTATTATGGGTAAGAAGATTATTTTGTGCCAGTTGTTATATGAAgtataaaacaaaaaagtatcatctttaatattttttttgagcTGAAACTTACTGAATTTGAATGCCTGCAATGTGACTCCATTGGAGATTTATTCATTTTGTTAGTTGCATGGTTATTATTTTAAGGTCTTGTCAAACCATCTGTCCATCCTCTGCACCATCTTGGTATACTGTATTTTTACCTGTATTCTATTTAAAAGTGTGATGAACTGAATTTCTGCCCTCTAGTGTGATTATATGAGAATTTATGACTCATGCTAATTGGTCGACTGATTTGGCCCTTTGGCAGCTTGTAAATTCTGAATTTCCCATTTAATGATGTGAGGGTGATGGGTCAACGTTCAACCCTGGTTGCCAACTCAAAGTAATGGCCATGTTTTTAGCCATATCAACAATTTATGATAACTAGAGTATTTTGTTGAAGTAAATATCTGCCACGAAGTAATGTCCTAGCCCATAAGTTTCTACACTCTGATGGAACTGTCCAGTTTGAATTACCTTCAGATTTTTTAAGTTCCTGTTAAGGTGGTGTTGATGTGAGCAAGAACCATGGTGTAACTTGctggggaaaaaaatcaataccAAGTTTTCTACAATGGTCGTTTGCATTTTTAACGATTCATTTAGGCCATAGATCATGTTTTGTGCTTGGGGACAAACTGCAAGCACCATAATGTGGTCACGTGAGATTGGTTGGCTAATTTTACACGTGCATTGGCCTGGTAACCTGCTTTCGCTGCTTCAATTCTGCAGTTGGTATATTATGTATGCCGGAGTGCTGCTTAGTTAACTGGATATACTCAGCAAAGTCTTCTAATTTGTCTATCTGATGTACTGATGGGTTTGTAAAGCTTATGCAAGGATAATATGTTGTTCCACCAGAAGAATCAAGGAACAATTACACTGAAAAGCTGCATTAAGTTGCTTGAACATACAAAGGCTCAATGAGATAAGCCTCACAGCACTAGGACTATTATGTCATTTTTGAAAAGGGATTCCCTATGGTAGATGATCTTAAAGTTTTTCTGCATCATTTGTAGTGGTGTTATAGTTTGTGATTAGTGACCTGGTCTAGTCATTATTTATCAAGAAGCAAAACAGTGTTTTCTGTATACTTCCTGCTTTTGCTTCAAACGATATGCTGTTTTCTTGTTATTTCACTACTCTTTTACATGAAGAGACCTGTAGCAAATACTCATCCACTAGGGTTCACTTAGAAATGCTCATAATCTGTCATCAAGGTTTCCAGTTTAGTAGTAGTAGAGAGAGCTCCTTCGCATAATCTAATGTTCTCTCCTTGACgtgcttctttcctttttctattgaGGACCCACAGAATAGGTTGTTAGCATAAATGGCACATGCTGAAGCCTCCTTCTAGCTTCaggcatttggtaaaaaattcatttcagcgcTTTCATCTATGGCTTTCTTCTATACATACACAAGTACGATCATAGTTCCGCATGACTGAGACATCTGAAAATTCGTTCCAGAAGTGAGGCAAGGGCTTTATTTGCTTCCAATCGTACTCTCTAGAAAGTTTTATTTCTGTCCCTTTGTGTAATTTGTAGTGAATTGTAATTTCTTTGGCCTGCAACTTGCTAACAGTTAGTGTTTTGTGGAAATTTTCTTGATGCAAGCAAAAAGCAACCACGTCCGGGCTTTTTATGGATCATGTACACCGGTTACGTTAATATCAGTTGGTTGAGCTGATTCTAATGCTAGTGTCTCATTTCCTTGCATACTTTTGCAGGGGCTAGTACTGTGTCAGGTTTCTTCGCTGCCGCTTGCAGTTTACCTTTTGATTATGTCAAAACCCAAATTCAGAAAATGCAACCTGATGCTGAGGGAAAGTATCCATACACTGGCTCCTTGGATTGTGCAATGAAGACCCTGAAAGCCGGAGGGCCGTTCAAATTTTACACTGGCTTCCCTGTGTATTGTGTTAGAATTGCGCCTCATGTGATggtatactctctctctctctctctctctctctctcatggccaCACATGGATGCTTGCCACTTGTGAATGTTTATCGATGTtgataactaatttttttttttgtttggttgatTTTTGCTTTTGCAGATGACTTGGATATTCCTCAACCAAATCCAGAAGTACCAGAAGTCCCTTGGGTTATAGAATTTAAGCTGATGGGATTGTTTTCCAAGTTCACTATCATTAATAAggatttaaaatacatttttgcTGTGTTGAAATCTTAGACAGGATTGGCGATATCACACCCCCAAATgcggaatttttcttttctatgatgCAACCGAAGTAGGCTCTCTCTCAATATGTCTTGATTTGTAGCAGTAATTCTTTTTGGGGGGTTATCATATAGGACACTACAGTCTTCTTATTCTTGGGTGTTTTAAGGGAATTACTCGGCTGAAGAGCTTTTAGGGAAAGATTGCTCCAAGTGAAATAAGCTTTGTACTGAGAGGAtaactgattttctttttcagaacCTACTTACCTTAGTTGCTTTTCTGGATGGGTTTATCATCCACTGAAGTGATCAATTGAGGTTGCTTCACTCTTGTTGGATACTATGTTTCTCTGTTATTGGTATCAGAGAGAACTGTTCTTTGTTTTCATTGAAGAGGTGAAGTTGGCTTGTTTTCTGTTTTGGTTTGTTATGGTTTCCCTTCTCATTTGGTACTATGTTTATTCCCATCTCTTGTTAGATACTATGTTTCCCATTATTCGTTTAATCAAAATCTGGAATGACTTGGGCTTAAACCGAGATGTTTAGTGATAGAAACATCAAGGTTGGCACTGGCAGGAGAGTGGACAAGATTTGTCAAATTCATGAAGTAGAGAAGATAACATAAGTCCTTGCCAACGCCATTTTGGCTTGCGTTTTGCATCTTCGGGTTTCTATAGATCCGATACTTTCGTATCAGAGTTTTCAGAACCGATAGCGAATAGGCAGCGCGAGTATTAGTTAACTTTCTCTTGAAACTTCAGAGGTCAAAAGTGTCGTACACTGAAGCTAAAAAGAGGCATTTTAAACTGTGAATGCCTATGTGAAGATGCAAAGTATGTTAGAAGACGATGCGAGGAAGGAGATGTCGCTTATTAGCCATTTTCCCCTTGATTGCTTAATCGCAGCCACAAGTAA
The genomic region above belongs to Rhodamnia argentea isolate NSW1041297 chromosome 6, ASM2092103v1, whole genome shotgun sequence and contains:
- the LOC115753194 gene encoding mitochondrial dicarboxylate/tricarboxylate transporter DTC, producing MGDAKKPKSGGVWPTVKPFVNGGASGMLATCVIQPIDMIKVRIQLGQGSAAQVTKTMLREEGIGAFYKGLSAGLLRQATYTTARLGSFRILTARAMQANDGKPLPLYQKALCGLTAGAIGACFGSPADLALIRMQADATLPAAQRRHYTNAFHALYRIVGDEGVLALWKGAGPTVVRAMALNMGMLASYDQSVELFRDSLGFGEGATIMGASTVSGFFAAACSLPFDYVKTQIQKMQPDAEGKYPYTGSLDCAMKTLKAGGPFKFYTGFPVYCVRIAPHVMMTWIFLNQIQKYQKSLGL